The following is a genomic window from Burkholderiales bacterium.
GAGCGTCCTGCGGCCGGCGCTCACCGGCGTTCCGGTATGCGCGCCGCGCATCTGGCGGACTTGAAAGTCATGGAGCTGACGCCGCGCGAAAAAGACAAGCTGCTGATTTTCACGGCCGCCCTGCTCGCCGAACGGCGCAAAGCGCGCGGCCTCAAGCCTAATTACCCGGAGGCCGTCGCTTATATCTCCGCCGCGATCATGGAGGGCGCACGCGACGGCAAAACGGTGGCGGCGCTGATGAGTTTCGGCACGACGCTATTGGCGAGAGGCGATGTCATGCAAGGCGTGCCCGAAATGATCCCCGACATTCAAGTCGAAGCGACGTTTCCGGACGGCACCAAGCTCGTCACGGTGCACCACCCGATCCGCGGCGACGCCTCGGAGAGCGTACCGGGCGAGGTCACCACGCCTA
Proteins encoded in this region:
- the ureA gene encoding urease subunit gamma, which encodes MELTPREKDKLLIFTAALLAERRKARGLKPNYPEAVAYISAAIMEGARDGKTVAALMSFGTTLLARGDVMQGVPEMIPDIQVEATFPDGTKLVTVHHPIRGDASESVPGEVTTPKGEIVFNQGAERIVLEVANTGDRPIQVGSHYHFFETNPALRFHRG